The Clostridioides sp. ES-S-0010-02 genome window below encodes:
- a CDS encoding amidohydrolase: MSQLLIKNAYLITMNTDREVYENGSILIEDNIIKKVGKFDNNIVDKDAEIYDANGKILMPGLVNTHVHLSQQLGRGLSDDVVLLTWLRERIWPYESSFNYEDSLISSTACCVELIKSGVTTFLESGGQYVDAMVEAVDKTGIRACLAKSVMDTGDGLPEAWQKTTDEEINTQLDLYHKFNNTSNERIKIWFALRTIFNTTEDLLVRTKQLADKYNTGIHMHVAEIADEISFVKQNTGVGTVEYLDKLGVLGPNLLAAHTVWLTHKEIDLFRLHDVKVSHNPGAAMKVVLGFASIPEMLEKGIPVSIGTDGAPSNNRMDLMRDMYLTSLIHKGRTLNPTVIPAEQILEMATINGAKCALLEKEIGSLEVGKKADMIILNPDTIHCLPMHNPIGNIVYSMTSENVDSTICDGKWLMKERKVLVVNESELLEKVKKQASKIKEKSEVKIPSKFKIIK, from the coding sequence ATGTCACAATTACTTATAAAAAATGCATATCTAATCACTATGAATACAGATAGAGAAGTATATGAGAATGGAAGTATACTTATTGAAGACAATATTATAAAAAAAGTTGGGAAATTTGATAATAATATTGTAGATAAAGATGCTGAAATATACGATGCTAATGGAAAAATATTAATGCCAGGATTAGTCAATACACACGTTCACTTATCTCAACAATTAGGTCGTGGTCTTTCTGATGATGTTGTTCTTTTAACATGGCTTAGAGAAAGAATCTGGCCATATGAAAGTAGCTTTAATTACGAAGATTCTTTAATCTCATCTACTGCATGTTGTGTAGAACTAATAAAATCTGGTGTCACTACATTTTTAGAGTCTGGTGGTCAATATGTCGATGCTATGGTTGAAGCTGTTGATAAAACTGGAATTAGAGCATGTCTAGCTAAATCAGTTATGGATACAGGAGATGGTCTTCCTGAAGCATGGCAAAAAACTACTGATGAAGAAATCAACACTCAATTAGATTTATACCATAAGTTTAATAATACATCTAATGAAAGAATTAAAATATGGTTTGCTTTAAGAACTATTTTTAATACAACTGAGGATTTACTTGTTAGAACTAAACAATTAGCTGACAAATACAACACAGGTATACATATGCATGTAGCTGAAATAGCTGATGAAATTTCATTTGTAAAACAAAATACTGGAGTTGGAACAGTTGAATATCTTGATAAGTTAGGTGTTTTGGGGCCAAACCTTTTAGCTGCTCATACAGTTTGGCTTACGCATAAAGAAATTGATTTATTCAGATTACATGATGTAAAAGTTTCTCATAACCCTGGTGCAGCTATGAAAGTAGTACTAGGTTTTGCATCAATTCCTGAAATGCTAGAAAAAGGAATTCCAGTCTCAATTGGTACTGATGGGGCTCCTTCAAATAATAGAATGGATTTAATGAGAGATATGTATTTAACTTCATTAATACATAAAGGAAGAACTTTAAATCCAACAGTTATTCCAGCTGAACAAATATTAGAAATGGCTACTATAAATGGAGCAAAATGTGCTTTACTTGAAAAAGAAATTGGCAGTCTTGAAGTTGGCAAAAAAGCAGATATGATTATTCTTAATCCAGATACAATTCATTGCTTACCAATGCATAATCCAATTGGAAACATAGTGTATTCTATGACTAGCGAAAATGTAGATTCTACAATTTGTGATGGAAAGTGGCTTATGAAAGAAAGAAAGGTATTAGTTGTAAACGAATCTGAGTTATTGGAAAAAGTTAAAAAACAAGCTTCTAAAATAAAAGAAAAATCAGAAGTTAAAATTCCTTCTAAATTTAAAATTATAAAATAA
- a CDS encoding HIRAN domain-containing protein has protein sequence MGSIFKQLQKIKDYDGYKESFEMNYLCIYEKIPLREQVELANNLVENILNIYRSESNKIDLLEEYSHKSLICYFEIFMKKINTLIKERIIDEKWLYQLTEDLIYTSEKDEYVKLGLVLSENYLDVDNIREIVDTFSKSGEYIFYLSNTIRKLEFYNTYLFNLSRISTGSIKVFAIVNMENLDSEITSYLIEEGYKDKKYEGLLMNYIISTVDLSEYLERRDLDKDKVNNLAYLICNYLLSVEFKYIGNKVELVNQFLPIVASYGTNFDSLYSIFLIAVGVLEDDKVSCDKVEFKKEMNNVLLSEKWKSIFFKALNEADGKTEDMIKMSEIYDVRLSFDDLLPYLNKDIRDFEVYWHISKKGSASCKLKLLDFFEKTFKTEELIGKMEDIEKNKLTQEYYDDMLFFIVLKGSKSLYPKGKNLSLKGLFGNINEVRKESINILKRYRERLSLKEMQIVKEAYEKEKNIKLKDELRRLLYESNNLKKEFVNTKKLKVNEHGKDIYLISVAVAGSRFRNREYLEKELEKSKIYYLKREKDNLYDENAIKIVGETGYVIGYVPRKDNYILSNLLDGGKLLYCRVTEYNLDEDYIYINVYLSYKDVIETVENSLKMVLDRSKVKVIN, from the coding sequence GTGGGTAGTATTTTTAAGCAACTACAAAAGATTAAGGATTATGATGGATATAAAGAATCATTTGAAATGAATTATTTATGTATATACGAAAAGATACCTTTAAGAGAACAAGTAGAACTTGCAAATAATTTGGTAGAGAATATTTTAAATATTTATAGAAGTGAATCTAATAAAATTGACCTGTTAGAAGAGTATAGTCATAAGTCTCTAATTTGTTATTTTGAAATTTTTATGAAAAAGATAAACACTCTAATAAAAGAGCGAATAATTGATGAAAAGTGGTTATATCAGCTAACAGAGGATTTAATATATACAAGTGAAAAAGATGAGTATGTAAAACTTGGGCTTGTTTTAAGTGAAAATTATTTAGATGTAGATAATATAAGAGAAATAGTGGATACATTTTCTAAATCTGGAGAATACATATTTTACTTAAGTAATACTATTAGAAAACTTGAGTTTTACAATACATATTTGTTTAATCTATCTAGAATATCTACAGGCTCAATAAAAGTATTTGCCATTGTCAATATGGAAAATCTAGATTCTGAAATAACCTCTTATTTAATTGAAGAAGGATATAAAGATAAAAAATATGAAGGATTACTAATGAACTATATTATTTCTACAGTAGATTTAAGCGAATATCTTGAAAGACGAGATTTAGATAAAGATAAGGTAAACAACTTAGCATATCTTATATGCAATTATTTGTTAAGTGTAGAATTTAAATATATAGGGAATAAAGTGGAATTAGTGAATCAATTTCTTCCAATTGTAGCAAGCTATGGGACTAACTTTGATAGTCTGTATTCTATTTTTTTAATAGCAGTAGGTGTTTTAGAGGATGACAAAGTAAGTTGTGATAAAGTTGAATTTAAGAAAGAAATGAATAATGTTTTACTTAGTGAAAAGTGGAAAAGTATATTCTTTAAAGCATTAAATGAAGCTGATGGAAAGACAGAAGATATGATAAAAATGTCAGAAATCTATGATGTACGTTTATCTTTTGATGATTTATTACCATATTTAAATAAAGATATTCGAGATTTTGAGGTATATTGGCATATATCTAAAAAGGGAAGTGCAAGCTGTAAGTTGAAGTTATTAGATTTTTTTGAAAAAACATTTAAAACAGAAGAGTTAATTGGAAAAATGGAAGATATAGAAAAAAATAAATTAACACAAGAATATTATGATGATATGTTATTTTTCATTGTCCTTAAAGGTAGTAAATCACTGTACCCTAAAGGAAAAAATTTATCTTTAAAAGGACTTTTTGGAAACATAAATGAAGTACGTAAGGAATCTATAAATATTTTGAAGAGGTATAGAGAGAGACTTTCTCTTAAAGAAATGCAAATAGTTAAAGAAGCTTATGAAAAAGAAAAAAATATCAAATTAAAAGATGAGTTAAGACGATTGTTATATGAAAGTAATAATTTAAAAAAAGAATTTGTAAATACTAAAAAGCTGAAGGTAAATGAGCATGGTAAAGACATTTATTTGATTTCAGTAGCTGTTGCTGGCTCAAGGTTTAGAAATAGAGAATATTTAGAAAAGGAATTGGAGAAGAGTAAGATATACTATCTAAAAAGAGAGAAAGATAATTTATATGATGAAAATGCTATTAAAATAGTTGGAGAAACTGGGTATGTAATAGGTTATGTTCCAAGAAAAGATAATTATATTTTGAGTAATTTATTAGATGGAGGAAAACTTTTGTATTGTAGAGTAACTGAATACAATTTAGATGAAGATTATATTTACATAAACGTATATTTAAGTTATAAAGACGTGATTGAAACTGTTGAAAATTCACTTAAAATGGTATTAGATAGAAGTAAGGTAAAAGTTATAAACTAA
- a CDS encoding NCS2 family permease: protein MVPNTNNVQPDGNNSSLSFLDKMFKFSERGSNLKTEVIGGVTTFLTMAYIVFVNPAILSEAGMDKAALITVTILATAIGTLIFAILGNAPFALAPGMGLNAFFTYSLVIGAGIPWQTGLGVVFLSGCVFFTLAVTGLRKTIADAIPRELAVASSAGIGLFLAFVGLKNMGVIIANPDTIVSLADFTPTVLIALFALILMAILEYKKIKGGILISIVVATVISIICGFVELPTAIISTPPSIAPIAFKLDIIGALKFSLIGPIFSFMFIDMFDSLAFLITCCKQMGLEDENGEIKDLGKMLYADVSSTLIGSFLGTSTVTTFGESASGIAAGARTGLASVVTAALFLATLIFTPLLGIVPTYAAAPALVMVGVFMFESIKQIDFADSKIAVPAFVTVLLMPLTYSISIGLCFGFISYIIMHVVAKETDKVSITLWVIGILAVVNLVLS, encoded by the coding sequence ATGGTACCAAACACTAATAATGTACAACCAGATGGAAATAATTCATCATTAAGCTTTTTAGACAAGATGTTTAAATTCAGCGAACGTGGCTCTAACCTTAAGACAGAAGTAATAGGTGGGGTTACTACATTCTTAACAATGGCATACATAGTTTTCGTAAATCCAGCAATATTATCTGAAGCTGGCATGGATAAAGCAGCACTTATAACAGTTACTATATTAGCTACAGCCATTGGTACACTGATATTTGCAATTTTAGGAAATGCACCATTTGCACTAGCACCTGGTATGGGTCTAAATGCATTCTTCACATATTCATTGGTTATAGGAGCAGGAATTCCATGGCAAACAGGTCTTGGAGTTGTATTCTTATCTGGATGTGTATTCTTCACACTCGCAGTAACAGGTCTACGAAAGACAATTGCTGATGCAATTCCTCGAGAATTAGCAGTAGCATCTTCAGCAGGTATAGGTCTTTTCCTTGCTTTTGTTGGTTTAAAAAACATGGGTGTTATAATTGCAAACCCAGATACAATAGTTTCACTTGCAGATTTTACACCAACAGTTTTAATAGCTCTTTTTGCACTTATCTTAATGGCAATATTAGAATACAAAAAAATTAAAGGTGGAATATTAATAAGTATAGTAGTCGCAACAGTAATATCTATTATATGTGGATTTGTAGAATTACCAACAGCAATAATCTCAACACCACCAAGTATAGCACCAATTGCTTTTAAATTAGATATTATAGGAGCGTTAAAATTCTCATTAATTGGACCTATATTCTCTTTCATGTTTATAGACATGTTTGATTCGTTAGCATTTCTTATCACTTGTTGCAAACAGATGGGTCTTGAAGATGAAAATGGAGAAATAAAGGACCTTGGAAAAATGTTATATGCAGATGTTTCTTCTACTTTAATAGGTTCGTTTTTAGGAACTAGTACAGTTACAACATTTGGAGAATCGGCTTCTGGTATAGCAGCAGGTGCAAGAACTGGACTTGCTTCTGTAGTAACCGCGGCATTATTCTTAGCTACACTTATATTTACACCATTACTTGGTATAGTTCCTACTTATGCTGCAGCACCTGCACTTGTCATGGTTGGTGTATTTATGTTTGAAAGTATAAAACAAATCGATTTTGCTGATAGTAAAATAGCAGTCCCTGCTTTTGTTACAGTTTTATTGATGCCTCTAACTTATAGTATAAGTATTGGTTTGTGTTTTGGATTTATTTCATATATAATAATGCATGTTGTAGCTAAAGAAACTGATAAGGTTAGTATAACACTTTGGGTTATAGGGATACTTGCAGTTGTAAACTTAGTACTAAGTTAG